The following proteins are co-located in the Palaemon carinicauda isolate YSFRI2023 chromosome 3, ASM3689809v2, whole genome shotgun sequence genome:
- the LOC137636813 gene encoding putative nuclease HARBI1: MTDNAFRDLLSLVSPKITKKDTVMRKSIPAEERLIATLRFLATGRSLEDLKFSTGISTQALGHIISETCQAIYDALRNEYLKFPTTSGEWKKIADDFYLLWNFPNCGGAIDGKHVSIVPPSNSGSYYFNYKGYFSVVLMAIVNANLEFLMVDVGKNGRISDGGIIEDTVFHKKLIEGTLNLPQNNETKYGLNFVFIGDESFALHEHLLNKTFPPVRINWSVVNSNKSKYHNLGTYTSSSPAPDFFDSRIFFNSFRNDPLNVAILAFTKSMLASVSIFFT, encoded by the exons atgactgataatgcCTTCCGAGATCTTTTATCCCTTGTGTCTCCAAAAATTACAAAGAAGGATACGGTAATGAGGAAGTCTATTCCTGCCGAAGAAAGGTTAATTGCCACATTGAGGTTCCTAGCAACAGGCCGATCATTGGAAGATCTCAAGTTTTCGACAGGCATATCGACACAAGCGTTGGGACACATCATATCCGAGACATGTCAAGCAATATATGATGCTTTGAGGAATGAATATTTAAAG ttcCCTACAACCAGTGGAGAGTGGAAAAAAATTGCCGATGACTTCTATCTCTTATGGAATTTTCCCAATTGTGGTGGAGCAATTGATGGCAAACATGTATCTATTGTACCCCCTTCTAACAGTGGATCATATTACTTCAATTATAAAGGTTACTTCAGCGTCGTTCTCATGGCAATAGTAAATGCTAATTTAGAGTTTTTGATGGTTGATGTGGGCAAGAATGGTCGCATTTCAGATGGAGGAATAATTGAAGACACCGTTTTTCACAAAAAGTTAATAGAAGGTACTTTAAATTTGCCCCAAAATAATGAAACCAAATATGGTTTGAACTTCGTGTTTATAGGGGACGAATCTTTTGCGCTTCACGAGCACTTGCTAAATAAAACCTTTCCTCCAGTGAGAATTAACTGGTCTGTTGTAAATAGCAATAAATCAAAATACCACAACTTGGGCACATATACCTCTTCTTCTCCTGCACCCGATTTCTTCGATTCCCGAATTTTTTTCAACTCTTTCCGAAATGATCCCCTGAATGTGGCAATTTTGGCTTTCACAAAATCTATGCTTGCAtctgtatctattttttttacataa
- the LOC137638852 gene encoding uncharacterized protein — translation IVTNYIVFTFHNLFQGDEEISSDTTGESTPEPSRPSSACLEISGTAENSGAAASSFKTHVHVSRNKKKRHLEFPKQRLLEKAEKYLDAEDDDELDFFGKFVATRLRQLNDQQRVLAEKQIMEILYNCSQNMVSSQFSLANKNQMNTRETLHSTNLPASGQEEDFSSYISL, via the coding sequence aTTGTGACTAATTATATTGTGTTTACATTTCACAATTTATTTCAGGGTGATGAAGAAATATCTTCAGATACTACAGGGGAATCTACACCGGAACCATCTAGGCCTAGTTCCGCCTGCTTAGAGATATCTGGGACAGCTGAGAATTCAGGGGCAGCTGCGTCTTCTTTCAAGACACATGTTCATGTATCTCGTAATAAGAAAAAACGCCATCTTGAATTTCCAAAGCAAAGACTCCTTGAAAAAGCAGAGAAGTATCTTGatgcagaagatgatgatgaattagattTTTTCGGTAAATTTGTGGCAACAAGGTTGAGGCAGCTTAATGACCAACAACGTGTTTTGGCAGAGAAGCAAATCATGGAAATATTGTATAACTGTTCACAGAATATGGTTTCCTCTCAATTTTCCCTTGCAAATAAAAATCAGATGAACACTAGGGAGACTTTACATTCTACAAATTTACCAGCTAGTGGGCAAGAGGAAGATTTTTCTTCATATATCTCATTATGA